The following proteins come from a genomic window of Microbacterium lemovicicum:
- a CDS encoding branched-chain amino acid ABC transporter permease, translating into MGSTIATARRPLRWFVLLVAAFAVALMAVGSPLAAYAAAPDTPGGDQEKTDFYFAGVITFDDKPVPDVKLSVDGGGFDASTVTDAEGKWRLYVPEKATFTLTVDESTLPDGVIVAGDSASQEVEFGLTGSKIVNLFLGEGERQTQSFADQLFSRIINGLNFGLLLALAAMGAALIYGTTGLSNFAHGEMVTWGALVALMATTFWQLPLWAGLIVAVLGGGILGLALDAGLWRPLRRRGLGTVQLMIVSIGLSLALRYFYQYLIGGSTFQLPGASPTPLQFGPISLSYIDLISMGVSIIVILGVAYFLLGTRIGKATRAISDNPQLAAASGINVDRVIRIVWVLAGVLAALSGILWAYFRPGVRWDMGTQMLLLIFAAITLGGLGTAFGALVGSIIVGIVVETSTLFIPSDLKYAGALVVLILILLIRPQGLLGRKERLG; encoded by the coding sequence GTGGGTTCCACGATCGCGACCGCACGACGCCCGTTGAGGTGGTTCGTGCTCCTGGTGGCCGCCTTTGCCGTGGCGCTCATGGCCGTGGGCTCGCCGCTGGCCGCCTACGCCGCCGCCCCCGACACCCCCGGCGGCGACCAGGAGAAGACCGACTTCTACTTCGCGGGCGTCATCACCTTCGACGACAAGCCCGTGCCCGACGTGAAGCTGTCGGTCGACGGCGGCGGGTTCGACGCCTCGACCGTCACCGACGCCGAGGGCAAGTGGCGCCTGTACGTGCCCGAGAAGGCGACGTTCACGCTCACCGTCGACGAGTCGACGCTGCCGGACGGCGTCATCGTCGCCGGCGACTCCGCCTCTCAGGAGGTGGAGTTCGGCCTCACCGGGTCCAAGATCGTGAACCTCTTCCTCGGCGAGGGAGAGAGGCAGACGCAGTCGTTCGCCGATCAGCTCTTCTCCCGCATCATCAACGGCCTCAACTTCGGTCTGCTGCTGGCGCTGGCGGCCATGGGCGCCGCCCTCATCTACGGCACGACCGGCCTGTCGAACTTCGCGCACGGCGAGATGGTGACGTGGGGCGCGCTCGTCGCGCTGATGGCGACCACCTTCTGGCAGCTGCCGCTGTGGGCCGGCCTCATCGTGGCGGTCCTGGGCGGAGGCATCCTGGGGCTCGCCCTCGACGCGGGTCTCTGGCGACCACTCCGGCGAAGAGGGCTCGGAACGGTGCAGCTGATGATCGTCAGCATCGGCCTGTCCCTGGCGCTGCGCTACTTCTACCAGTACCTGATCGGCGGATCGACCTTCCAGCTGCCGGGCGCGAGCCCCACTCCGCTGCAGTTCGGGCCGATCTCACTGTCCTACATCGACCTCATCAGCATGGGCGTCAGCATCATCGTCATCCTCGGCGTCGCCTACTTCCTGCTGGGCACCCGCATCGGCAAGGCCACGCGCGCCATCAGCGACAACCCCCAGCTCGCCGCGGCGTCCGGCATCAACGTCGACCGCGTCATTCGCATCGTGTGGGTGCTAGCGGGAGTCCTCGCGGCCCTGTCCGGCATCCTGTGGGCGTACTTCCGCCCCGGCGTGCGGTGGGACATGGGCACGCAGATGCTGCTGCTGATCTTCGCCGCCATCACGCTCGGCGGACTGGGAACGGCGTTCGGCGCCCTCGTCGGCTCGATCATCGTCGGGATCGTCGTGGAGACCTCCACGCTGTTCATCCCGTCCGACCTCAAGTACGCCGGCGCGCTGGTCGTGCTGATCCTCATCCTGCTGATCAGACCGCAGGGCCTGCTCGGTCGCAAAGAGAGATTGGGGTAG
- the rarD gene encoding EamA family transporter RarD: protein MTSRAPSAPAAASPADPARERTLGGLYALAAYLLWGFLPLYFLLLVPTGPWELVAWRILFSLVFCVLLLAVTRGWQRFGVILRSPRLLGWTALAGAFIYVNWQVFILGTLSGHVIETSLGYFINPVVTVLFGVLFLRERLRVTQWVAIGLAVVAIAVIVFGYGRFPWIALSLAFSFGLYGLVKKRIGPSVDAVSGLTLETVWLIPVAVVQLLVVSSVTGLTIGTAGPGHTVLLLLVGVVTAVPLLLFASGARRVPLTVIGLLQFAAPILQFITGAWLLGETMTPERWFGFGLVWLALIVLSADSVIHARRLRGVSDVAAFT, encoded by the coding sequence ATGACGTCCCGCGCGCCCTCCGCCCCCGCTGCGGCGTCGCCCGCGGATCCGGCTCGCGAACGCACCCTCGGCGGCCTCTACGCCCTGGCGGCGTATCTCCTCTGGGGCTTCCTGCCGCTCTATTTCCTGCTCCTCGTGCCGACGGGTCCGTGGGAGCTGGTCGCCTGGCGCATCCTGTTCTCCCTGGTCTTCTGCGTCCTCCTCCTCGCGGTCACGCGCGGCTGGCAGCGGTTCGGAGTCATCCTCCGCAGTCCGCGCCTGCTGGGGTGGACGGCCCTGGCGGGCGCCTTCATCTATGTCAACTGGCAGGTCTTCATCCTCGGCACGCTGTCGGGGCACGTGATCGAGACGAGCCTGGGCTACTTCATCAATCCCGTCGTCACCGTGCTGTTCGGCGTGCTGTTCCTGCGCGAGCGTCTGAGGGTCACCCAGTGGGTCGCCATCGGGCTGGCCGTCGTGGCCATCGCCGTCATCGTCTTCGGCTACGGCCGGTTCCCGTGGATCGCGCTGTCGCTCGCGTTCTCGTTCGGGCTCTACGGGCTCGTGAAGAAGCGGATCGGCCCGTCCGTCGACGCCGTGAGCGGACTCACGCTCGAGACGGTGTGGCTGATCCCCGTCGCCGTGGTGCAGCTCCTCGTCGTCTCCTCCGTCACAGGTCTCACGATCGGCACCGCGGGGCCTGGACACACGGTTCTGCTGCTCCTCGTGGGCGTCGTCACGGCCGTGCCGCTGCTGCTCTTCGCGTCGGGCGCCCGTCGCGTGCCGCTCACCGTCATCGGGCTGCTGCAGTTCGCCGCGCCCATCCTGCAGTTCATCACCGGCGCCTGGCTGCTGGGCGAGACCATGACCCCCGAGCGCTGGTTCGGCTTCGGCCTGGTGTGGCTCGCGCTGATCGTGCTCTCCGCCGACTCTGTGATTCACGCGCGCCGTCTGCGCGGAGTCTCCGATGTCGCCGCATTCACCTGA
- a CDS encoding ABC transporter ATP-binding protein, with the protein MRGDSTAVSGASALAEGKSDRVVVEVKDLVAGYLPGVNILNSTNLIARKGELIGIIGPNGAGKSTLLKAIFGLVKVRGGEITVNGDSIVGLKADKLVQRGVAFVPQTNNVFPSLSIEENLQMGLFQNPKIYKERLEFVTGIFAELGKRLKQRAGSLSGGERQMVAMSRALMMDPSVVLLDEPSAGLSPVRQDDAFIRVSDINKAGVTTIMVEQNARRCLQICDRGYVLDQGRDAYEGTGRELLNDPKVIGLYLGTLGADES; encoded by the coding sequence ATGAGGGGCGATTCCACCGCGGTCTCGGGCGCCAGCGCGCTCGCCGAGGGCAAGAGCGACCGGGTCGTCGTCGAGGTGAAGGACCTGGTGGCGGGCTACCTGCCCGGCGTCAACATCCTCAACAGCACGAACCTGATCGCCCGGAAGGGCGAGCTGATCGGCATCATCGGCCCGAACGGCGCCGGCAAGTCGACGCTGCTCAAGGCGATCTTCGGCCTGGTCAAGGTGCGCGGCGGCGAGATCACCGTCAACGGCGACAGCATCGTCGGGCTCAAGGCCGACAAGCTCGTGCAGCGCGGGGTGGCGTTCGTCCCGCAGACGAACAACGTCTTCCCCTCTCTGTCGATCGAGGAGAACCTGCAGATGGGGCTCTTCCAGAACCCCAAGATCTACAAGGAGCGCCTCGAGTTCGTCACCGGCATCTTCGCGGAGCTGGGGAAGCGTCTCAAGCAGCGCGCGGGCTCGCTCTCCGGCGGCGAGCGCCAGATGGTGGCCATGTCGCGGGCGCTGATGATGGACCCGTCCGTCGTGCTCCTCGACGAGCCGTCCGCCGGCCTCTCCCCCGTCCGCCAGGACGACGCCTTCATCCGCGTCTCCGACATCAACAAGGCCGGCGTGACGACGATCATGGTCGAGCAGAACGCCCGCCGCTGCCTGCAGATCTGCGATCGCGGGTACGTGCTGGATCAGGGTCGCGACGCCTACGAGGGCACCGGCCGCGAACTGCTCAACGACCCCAAGGTCATCGGCCTGTACCTCGGCACCCTGGGCGCCGACGAGAGCTGA
- a CDS encoding ABC transporter ATP-binding protein, with translation MVVDNVTRRFGGLTAVDVEHLEIPRNAITALIGPNGAGKTTLFNLLCGFDKPNSGTWSYDGKSLAGIPAFKVARMGQVRTFQLTKALSLLTVLENMKLGAPNQSGEKFWQSFFPAIWRKQEKVNEDKARDLLTRFKLDAKEADFAASLSGGQRKLLEMARALMSDPALVMLDEPMAGVNPALTQSLLDHILDLKDLGMTVLFVEHDMHMVRHIADWVVVMAEGRVVAEGPPDTVMNDQAVIDAYLGSHQDVDLGVVTGRVAGELDTSAVQLLEEIKEEREVSVEEAEEGKR, from the coding sequence ATGGTCGTCGACAACGTCACGCGTCGCTTCGGCGGCCTGACCGCGGTCGACGTCGAGCACCTCGAGATCCCGCGCAATGCGATCACGGCCCTCATCGGTCCGAACGGCGCCGGCAAAACCACGCTGTTCAACCTGCTGTGCGGCTTCGACAAGCCCAACTCGGGAACGTGGTCGTACGACGGCAAGAGCCTCGCCGGCATCCCCGCCTTCAAGGTGGCCCGGATGGGTCAGGTGCGCACGTTCCAGCTGACCAAGGCGCTGTCGCTCCTCACGGTGCTCGAGAACATGAAGCTCGGCGCTCCGAACCAGAGCGGTGAGAAGTTCTGGCAGAGCTTCTTCCCCGCCATCTGGCGCAAGCAGGAGAAGGTGAACGAGGACAAGGCGCGTGACCTTCTGACGCGCTTCAAGCTCGACGCCAAGGAGGCCGACTTCGCGGCATCCCTCTCCGGCGGTCAGCGCAAGCTGCTGGAGATGGCACGCGCGCTCATGAGCGACCCCGCCCTCGTCATGCTCGACGAGCCGATGGCCGGGGTGAACCCGGCGCTGACGCAGTCGCTGCTGGACCACATCCTCGACCTCAAGGACCTCGGCATGACGGTGCTGTTCGTCGAGCACGACATGCACATGGTGCGCCACATCGCCGACTGGGTCGTCGTCATGGCCGAGGGCCGGGTGGTGGCCGAAGGCCCGCCCGACACGGTCATGAACGACCAGGCCGTGATCGACGCGTACCTCGGCAGCCACCAGGATGTCGACCTCGGCGTGGTCACCGGCCGTGTGGCCGGCGAGCTCGACACCTCCGCGGTGCAGCTGCTGGAAGAGATCAAGGAAGAACGCGAGGTCTCCGTCGAGGAGGCCGAGGAGGGCAAGCGATGA
- the guaB gene encoding IMP dehydrogenase, with amino-acid sequence MEHNDPFGIVGLTYDDVLLLPGHTDVIPSEADTSSRVTRRITVATPLLSSAMDTVTEARMAIAIAREGGLGILHRNLSIEEQASMVDRVKRSESGMISNPITTTPDATIDEVEALCGQFRISGLPVIDESGRLVGIVTNRDTRFVSGFERSSTRVKDVMTSEGLVTAPVGIGANDVIALFAKHRVEKLPLIDADGKLAGLITVKDFDKSEKYPLATKDDHGRLRVGAAIGFFGDAWERAEALRDAGVDVLVVDTANGQSAGVIDIVRRLKADPSFEHIDIIGGNVATREGAQALIDAGVDAVKVGVGPGSICTTRVVAGVGVPQVTAVYEASLAAREAGIPVIADGGLQYSGDIAKALVAGADSVMLGSLLAGTDESPGEIVFQGGKQFKQYRGMGSLGALQTRGKKTSYSKDRYFQADVPTDDKLIPEGIEGQVAYRGPVAAVAYQLVGGLRQSMFYVGARTIDELKAKGKFVRITAAGLKESHPHDVQIVVEAPNYKK; translated from the coding sequence ATGGAGCACAACGACCCGTTCGGCATCGTCGGACTCACCTACGACGACGTCCTCCTCCTGCCGGGTCACACCGACGTCATCCCCAGCGAGGCCGACACCTCTTCGCGTGTCACCCGCCGCATCACGGTCGCGACGCCGCTGCTCTCCAGCGCGATGGACACCGTGACCGAGGCCCGCATGGCGATCGCCATCGCGCGCGAGGGCGGGCTCGGCATCCTGCATCGCAACCTTTCCATCGAGGAGCAGGCCTCCATGGTCGACCGCGTGAAGCGCAGCGAGTCGGGCATGATCTCCAACCCCATCACCACCACCCCCGACGCCACCATCGACGAGGTCGAGGCGCTGTGCGGGCAGTTCCGCATCTCGGGTCTGCCGGTCATCGACGAGTCGGGCCGACTGGTCGGCATCGTGACCAACCGCGACACGCGCTTCGTGTCGGGCTTCGAGCGCTCCTCCACCCGCGTGAAGGACGTCATGACCAGCGAGGGCCTGGTGACGGCCCCCGTGGGGATCGGCGCCAACGACGTGATCGCCCTCTTCGCCAAGCACCGCGTCGAGAAGCTGCCGCTGATCGATGCCGACGGCAAGCTCGCCGGCCTCATCACGGTCAAGGACTTCGACAAGAGCGAGAAGTATCCCCTCGCGACGAAGGACGACCACGGCCGCCTGCGGGTCGGTGCGGCCATCGGCTTCTTCGGCGACGCGTGGGAGCGCGCCGAGGCGCTGCGCGACGCGGGCGTCGACGTCCTCGTCGTCGACACCGCCAACGGCCAGTCCGCCGGCGTCATCGACATCGTCCGCCGCCTCAAGGCCGACCCGTCGTTCGAGCACATCGACATCATCGGCGGCAACGTCGCGACCCGAGAGGGCGCGCAGGCGCTCATCGACGCGGGTGTCGACGCGGTCAAGGTCGGTGTCGGTCCCGGGTCGATCTGCACGACCCGCGTCGTCGCCGGCGTCGGCGTCCCGCAGGTGACGGCCGTCTACGAGGCGTCGCTCGCGGCCCGCGAGGCCGGCATCCCGGTCATCGCCGACGGCGGCCTGCAGTACTCGGGCGACATCGCCAAGGCGCTCGTCGCCGGTGCCGACAGCGTCATGCTCGGGTCCCTCCTCGCCGGCACCGACGAGTCGCCGGGCGAGATCGTCTTCCAGGGCGGCAAGCAGTTCAAGCAGTACCGCGGGATGGGATCGCTCGGCGCGCTGCAGACCCGCGGCAAGAAGACGTCGTACTCGAAGGACCGCTACTTCCAGGCCGACGTGCCCACTGACGACAAGCTGATCCCCGAGGGCATCGAGGGACAGGTCGCCTACCGCGGCCCCGTTGCGGCTGTCGCCTACCAGCTCGTCGGAGGACTGCGGCAGTCGATGTTCTACGTCGGCGCGCGCACGATCGACGAGCTCAAGGCCAAGGGCAAGTTCGTCCGCATCACCGCGGCGGGGCTCAAAGAGTCGCACCCGCACGACGTGCAGATCGTCGTCGAGGCGCCGAACTACAAGAAGTAG
- a CDS encoding FAD-dependent oxidoreductase, which produces MDEKTRVVVVGGGIMGLSTAWALTRRGERPLVLERFARGHTRGASHGATRNVNNAYADPHYLDLLARAREGWDALGEPDGEPLLRLHGLVSHGSGAALGGTGGGLADIHAGLTSRGIPSELLDPAEAARRWTGMRFDGTVLHSPDAGVVRAAVAMRTLEQRITAAGGEVRWETPVEDVSQDADGVRIRTATGIVRAEVAVVTVGAWTARMLPGIALPPLRVTEESPAHFAPRHPSTAWPSFNHFVTPGSWPGNVYGMPSPGEGVKVGFHLVGDEVDPDARPFRTDVHAAALADYVAEWMPGLEPCTADPISCTYTSTPDEAFVLDRVGRIVVGAGFSGQGFKFAPGVGAVLADLAEDPSAQADPVFRLR; this is translated from the coding sequence GTGGACGAGAAGACGCGGGTGGTCGTGGTCGGCGGCGGCATCATGGGCCTCTCCACGGCGTGGGCGCTGACCCGGCGCGGCGAGCGCCCGCTCGTCCTGGAGCGCTTCGCGCGCGGGCACACGCGCGGTGCGTCCCACGGCGCGACGCGCAATGTCAACAACGCCTACGCCGACCCGCACTACCTCGATCTGCTCGCCCGCGCGCGCGAGGGCTGGGACGCCCTCGGCGAGCCCGACGGCGAGCCGCTGCTGCGCCTGCACGGCCTCGTCTCGCACGGCTCGGGCGCCGCCCTCGGCGGCACGGGCGGCGGACTGGCCGACATTCATGCGGGTCTGACGAGCCGCGGCATCCCGTCGGAACTCCTCGATCCGGCCGAGGCGGCGCGGCGCTGGACGGGCATGCGCTTCGACGGGACGGTGCTGCACTCCCCCGACGCCGGCGTGGTGCGCGCGGCGGTCGCGATGCGGACGCTCGAGCAGCGCATCACCGCGGCGGGCGGCGAGGTGCGCTGGGAGACGCCCGTCGAGGACGTGTCACAGGATGCCGACGGCGTCCGCATCCGGACGGCGACCGGCATCGTCCGGGCCGAGGTCGCCGTCGTGACCGTGGGCGCGTGGACGGCGCGGATGCTCCCGGGCATCGCCCTGCCGCCCCTGCGCGTGACGGAGGAGAGTCCCGCGCACTTCGCGCCGCGGCATCCGTCCACGGCCTGGCCCTCGTTCAACCACTTCGTCACCCCCGGATCGTGGCCCGGCAACGTCTACGGCATGCCGTCGCCCGGTGAGGGCGTGAAGGTCGGCTTCCACCTCGTGGGCGACGAGGTCGACCCCGACGCGCGCCCGTTCCGCACCGACGTGCACGCCGCCGCACTGGCGGACTACGTGGCCGAGTGGATGCCGGGGCTCGAGCCCTGCACGGCGGATCCCATCAGCTGCACCTACACGTCGACCCCCGACGAGGCGTTCGTGCTCGACCGCGTCGGGCGCATCGTCGTGGGCGCCGGGTTCTCCGGGCAGGGCTTCAAGTTCGCGCCCGGCGTGGGCGCCGTGCTGGCCGACCTCGCCGAGGACCCCTCGGCCCAGGCCGATCCCGTCTTCCGCCTCCGCTGA
- a CDS encoding branched-chain amino acid ABC transporter permease encodes MDWGAILGNTLAALLSPVTIAYALAATGLAVHFGFTGLLNFGMAGFMALGGYGYAISVLSFGLPWWLGMIIGLLLAAVFAVALGIPTLRLRADYLAIVTIAAAEIVRLLFTTQVFDEFTNSADGLGGYHDGFRSANPFPSGTYGFGPFTYNEQELWMRVFGLLMLALAIFVVWALMRSPWGRVLKGIREDEDAVRSLGKNVFAYKMQSLVVGGVIGAMGGIVYVLPSAVVPSSYTTSLTFFIWTILLLGGAATIFGPSLGAIIFWMVMALLGNLLPELASAGYLPMSDIQAGTLRFILVGVALMLLVIFRPQGILGDKREMTFVK; translated from the coding sequence ATGGATTGGGGCGCCATCCTCGGAAACACACTCGCTGCTCTGCTGAGCCCCGTCACGATCGCCTACGCGCTCGCGGCGACGGGTCTGGCCGTGCACTTCGGGTTCACGGGCCTGCTGAACTTCGGCATGGCCGGCTTCATGGCCCTCGGCGGCTACGGCTACGCGATCTCGGTCCTCAGCTTCGGCCTCCCCTGGTGGCTCGGAATGATCATCGGCCTCCTGCTGGCTGCGGTGTTCGCCGTGGCACTCGGCATTCCGACGCTTCGTCTGCGAGCCGACTACCTCGCCATCGTGACCATCGCCGCTGCGGAGATCGTGCGGCTGCTCTTCACGACGCAGGTCTTCGACGAGTTCACCAACTCGGCCGACGGGCTCGGCGGGTACCACGACGGGTTCCGGTCGGCGAACCCGTTCCCCTCGGGCACCTACGGCTTCGGCCCCTTCACGTACAACGAGCAGGAGCTCTGGATGCGCGTGTTCGGCCTCCTGATGCTCGCGCTGGCGATCTTCGTCGTGTGGGCGCTGATGCGCAGCCCGTGGGGGCGCGTGCTCAAGGGCATACGCGAAGACGAGGACGCCGTGCGCTCGCTCGGCAAGAACGTCTTCGCCTACAAGATGCAGTCGCTGGTCGTGGGCGGTGTGATCGGCGCGATGGGCGGCATCGTCTACGTCCTCCCCTCCGCCGTCGTCCCGTCGAGCTACACCACGTCGCTCACCTTCTTCATCTGGACGATCCTGCTGCTGGGCGGAGCCGCGACGATCTTCGGCCCCTCGCTGGGTGCGATCATCTTCTGGATGGTCATGGCGCTGCTGGGCAACCTGCTGCCCGAGCTCGCCTCGGCGGGCTACCTTCCCATGTCAGACATCCAGGCCGGCACGCTGCGGTTCATCCTGGTCGGCGTGGCACTCATGCTCCTGGTGATCTTCCGACCGCAGGGCATCCTCGGCGACAAGAGGGAGATGACCTTTGTCAAGTAA
- a CDS encoding ABC transporter substrate-binding protein — protein MNVFSRTRTGKILGVIAVAGASALVLAGCAGGGGGTASSASSGPAEDLTLKIGTVLPQTGSLAFLGPPEEAGVGLAVTEVNEAAKGITIDATFGDSGDADNKAFETTVPKLQAAGVSAMIGAAASGVTKLFLDSNVSAGIITFSPANTSPDFTTWDDNGLYFRTAPSDLLQGEVLANLIAEDGHKNIGIIYQNDAYGTGLFGVVKEVFEGTGGKVVADASYNDGDSSFDAQVATITAAKPDAVVLITFDQFATIAPLLSNAGIAPADYYLVDGNLKNWGTDVAVPLEGAKGTLPGPKLSDDFQERLNENWTAAGNTELADYSYSGESYDAVVLLALASLAAKSTTATDVAAKLQEVSGGTGDGEKCTTFADCADIINGGGVADYDGYSGPVTFDENGDPTEATIGIYQYGADNNYARIN, from the coding sequence ATGAACGTCTTCTCACGTACCCGCACCGGAAAGATCCTCGGCGTCATCGCCGTGGCCGGCGCGAGCGCTCTCGTCCTCGCCGGCTGCGCCGGCGGTGGAGGCGGCACAGCGTCGTCCGCCTCGTCGGGACCCGCCGAGGACCTCACCCTCAAGATCGGCACCGTCCTGCCCCAGACCGGCAGCCTCGCCTTCCTCGGCCCGCCCGAGGAGGCCGGCGTCGGACTCGCCGTCACCGAGGTGAACGAGGCCGCCAAGGGCATCACCATCGACGCGACCTTCGGCGACTCGGGTGACGCCGACAACAAGGCGTTCGAGACCACGGTCCCGAAGCTGCAGGCCGCGGGCGTGTCCGCGATGATCGGCGCCGCGGCATCCGGCGTCACCAAGCTGTTCCTCGACAGCAACGTCAGCGCCGGCATCATCACGTTCTCCCCCGCCAACACGTCGCCCGACTTCACCACGTGGGACGACAACGGCCTCTACTTCCGCACCGCCCCCAGCGACCTGCTGCAGGGCGAGGTTCTCGCGAACCTCATCGCGGAGGACGGCCACAAGAACATCGGCATCATCTACCAGAACGACGCCTACGGCACCGGCCTCTTCGGCGTCGTCAAGGAGGTCTTCGAGGGCACCGGCGGAAAGGTCGTCGCCGACGCGTCCTACAACGACGGCGACTCCTCGTTCGACGCCCAGGTCGCGACCATCACGGCGGCCAAGCCCGACGCGGTCGTGCTGATCACGTTCGACCAGTTCGCGACCATCGCGCCGCTGCTGTCGAACGCCGGCATCGCCCCCGCCGACTACTACCTGGTCGACGGAAACCTCAAGAACTGGGGCACCGACGTCGCCGTTCCGCTCGAAGGTGCCAAGGGAACGCTCCCCGGCCCGAAGCTGTCGGACGACTTCCAGGAGCGCCTCAACGAGAACTGGACCGCCGCGGGCAACACCGAGCTGGCGGACTACTCCTACTCGGGTGAGTCCTACGACGCGGTCGTGCTGCTCGCGCTCGCATCGCTGGCCGCCAAGTCGACCACCGCGACGGACGTCGCCGCGAAGCTGCAGGAGGTCTCCGGCGGCACGGGCGACGGCGAGAAGTGCACCACCTTCGCCGACTGCGCCGACATCATCAACGGCGGCGGCGTCGCGGACTACGACGGCTACTCCGGACCGGTGACGTTCGACGAGAACGGCGACCCGACCGAGGCCACGATCGGCATCTACCAGTACGGCGCCGACAACAACTACGCGCGCATCAACTGA